ACCGATTGCATTTTCTTTTGAATTTACATCATTTCTGTATCCAAAAGAAATTGTGTTAAGTATCTTTTTAGTTTTGTTATTGCCGTTTTTTATAAAAAATAAAGAAAAATTATTTTTACCTTTACCCTTTGTTTTCTTTTTAATCTTAAATTTGTATTTGTTTTTAAGTTGTTTATACGCAAAAGTTCCAGAACAAGCATTGATTCGTTCTGCAGAATTGTTTTTGGTGTTTATTGCAGTTATTTTAATAACAGATATTAACAGGAAAGGAAATTATGACACTGTTTTAGAATATAGCATACTAATATCAGGATTATTGGTTGCTATTTTATTAATTGTGCAATATTTTGATTTATTACCTGTTTTATTTCCTAAATATTCCTTTTATAAACAGTTGTATTCTGTGTTCGGTAATCAAAATCTTGCTGGAACATATATTGCTATTGTAATGATAAGCACTTTAGTTTGTTGGGATAATATTCCAATAAGAGATATATTTAAGTTTATTTGTTTTTTTGTTTTAGGATATGGATTGATTTTGAGTAATTCGCGAAGTTCATGGCTTTCAGTTTTAGGGGTAATGGCTTTTTATTTTATAAGTAGATATGAAAAAAATATTGGGCATAGAAAGAAACAGATATATATTCTAATAGCCATGTTATTGGGAATACTAATTACCTTACCACTTATATATGAGCGTTTAAAATACAGTTTTACTGACATAGATGTAGGGTTCCGTGTCCGTTTGTGGGTATATGATGGGTCTATTCGAATGTTTTTATCTCATCCATTTTTCGGGGTAGGTTTTGGAAACTTTTATTATTGGAGTCCTAAATATTTAGCGGATGCCTTAAATTCAAGTTATGGAAGTATCCATATTAGAAATGAGTTATTAACCTTACATGCCCATAATGACATACTTGAATTGTTGACTGAAGCAGGTATATCAGGATTTTTACTTGTAGGATTATTTTATTTTTATCCTATTTTTATTTATCGGAATCCCTATGTATGGTGGGTATTTATTTTTGTTTCTTTTTTAAATCCGATTTTAATAAGTTCTTCTCATTTGATTGTAGCCTGTTTGTCTATACATAAGGAAAAGCGAAGAATTTTCAAAGAAAAAAATATACAGATAGAAAAATTAGGGAATGTGAATAATAAAGCAAGAATTATTTTCTCTGTTCTTAGTCTTTTATCCATTCTATTCCTTACTTATACATTATGGATTCCGGACTACAAACTTCGGCAAGCGGAAAGACTACTAATATTAGGACATGATTGTGAATCCCAATACAAAGTATTGGTGAGTTCTAAATTTGCCACTTATGCTATGTATGAGGGTTATGCTCAGGAATTGATAAGAAAAAAAGATTACAAGAACGCATATGAAATATTGAAGAAGGCACTCAAAAAAACAGATGAGGGGAATATTTATCTGTTATTAGGCAGATGTGCAGAAGAATTAAGAAAGAAAGAAGAAGCCATAAAATGGTATCGAGAGTGTCTTTATCGTTTTCCGGATAATAAAACTGCAAGAGAATATTTACTATTTACTGGGGACTTAAAATAAAAAGGCTTTGTATTCGGGCAACAAATGGTGTTTTATTTTCCGTAGAGATTTTGAATGTAAAGATTTCATCTGTATTTACAGAACAATTCGCTGACAATTTATCAGACCTGTTTTTGTAATAAATAATAGGTTTTGTTTCTCCTTTATTAACTTCACAAATAAATGTATCGATATTATCTAAAAAGAGGTCTATTTTTATTCTGTTGGCTCTTATATCGAGCCAATAAGAACCTGTTTTCTCAAAGGCTATGTTTTTTGTTATAGGAGAGCCATCAGTGCTTTTTAGTTCCATAGTGTGAGGAGGTTGTATATGTTGATATTTGAAGAAACGGGCAACTGCAGGAATTTGAGTAAAAGGATTTATGAAAGTATTCAGGATATGAGATTCTACAGCACTAAAGATGATAACAGTTGATATAAATAGCATAAACATCTGAAATAAACAAAGATTTAAGGTCTTTATAAGAGATGTAGCAAATGTCCCAAAAATAACAAGAAAGGAAAAGATAGGAACCATTATAAAGCCCCACAAAAATAAAGGCTTGGGTAACCATGATGATAGACTGATAAAAGATGCAATAATCAATCCTGTTAGAATGATAAGATTATAAGGAATTTTTTCTCTTAAACCCGTTATATTTAATCCTAATTTGATAAATATAGGTGAAATAAAGAGCAAAATAATGGTGGTGATAAAATGGGCAGGAAAGAGTTCATGTCGGTAAATATCCCAGAAGGTCAAACTAACATGAACAGATTTATAATCTCCCAATAGGAACTTTAGAGACATAAAGATATTTACAGATATAAAGGAAATGGTAACCAGACCTAACAAGAGCATTATAATTTCAGGTGTTAACATAGCAACAGGGGCCAAATTTATATCTGTTGTCGTTAAATCAGCCCGAGTGGTTTCTGGTGTAAGAGACTCTCCACATTTCCAACATCGGTCAATATAGCCTTTATTCTCTGCTCCACAGCGTTTACATATAGATTCGGGGAGTAAATCAAATTCAGAACCGAAAGTAAATGGAAAAGGTGTCTTTCTTACATGTTTTTTACTTAAAAAACTTTCTATTCGTGATACAGCAGTTTGCGCCCACTTATGTTCAGGACAAATTTCGGCGAGTTTTTCATAAACTTTTCGCGCCTCTTCAATTTTTCCGGCTGAAATCAATGCTCTTCCCAGTTGTTCATATAGACCGGGTTCTTTATCCCATTTTTCAATGGCTTTTTTAAGTTCGTTTATAGATTCTTCATACTTGCCAAGACGATATAATGTTGCCGATAAAAAGCGATAAACATTGACATAAGGCTCCCATTCATTTTTAAGTATGGTTAGATGTTCTAATGCTAAAGAATAATCTTTGTTCTGATAAAGTTTTTTTGCTAATTTCCATCGGTTTTCGTAATCTTTCGGATTTTTTTCTACATAATCAAGCAAATCAAGTAAATTCAAGGCTTTTCTCCAAAAAATATTTAACTGGCTTTCTTCTTCTTTTTTCTTTCTCTTTTCTTCGTTTCTTTATATTTTGCAAGATTTATTCTATAAAGAATTTCATTGACAACCCATGCAATAACGGCACCTATAACAGCAGACATACCTATAGTGAAACCTATATGGGCACCTAAGGAATTATCATAGAGTAATAGTCCTGATAAAAAATAATTTGGAATAAGTAAAAAGACACTACAAATCGCCCAGAAAATCCATCCTACGGATTCAAGGTTTTTGAATTGTTTCATTGCTTAAATTGTCTCCTTTCTATTCGTTTCTGTATTACTCTGGGGGAGTGTAATTATAAACTTTGTGCCTTTGTCTTTTTTACTAACTACATTAATTTTACCACCATGTTCTTCTACAATTTTTTTGGTAACGGATAAACCTAAACCTGTCCCTCGATATCCTTTGGTTGTAAAGAAAGGTTCAAAGATATGTTCTATGTCTTCAGGCAGGATACCTTTTCCATTATCGGACACCGTAATAATTAAATCTTTATTTGGAGATAATTCTCCTTCAATTTTAACAATACCTTTTTTTTCAGGAACTGCTTCACCGGAATTTAGAAGTAAATTAGTTAAACAATGAATAATACCATTGGGGTCAAGGAGCACCTTGTCTTTTACTTGGGATATATCAATTATGAGTTGGATTTGTCGGTTGGAGAAAAGGTCAGAGAAGAATTCTGATACCTTATTGGTTATATCTTCTAAATGACAATATATTTTTTGTGGGGTTCGAGGTTTAGAAAATAACAATAAATCTTTAACAAATTCAAAGACATAAAGGGAAGTTCTTTTAAGTACAGGCCATGCTTTATGAACAACTTCATAATTTTTTTGGTTCAATGATTTTTCGATAAGTTCGGTGCTGGTTAACATTCCAGTGAGTATATTTTTTAAATGATGGGCTAATGCAGTTAATGTATAACCTATGGCAGCGAAGCGTTCTGCCTGTAATTTTTCCTGGATTAATTGGGAATTTACAACAGCAGAAGCAGCCCATGATGCTAAAATTTCCAGAAAACGGAGGTCTTCATGAGAAAAAGGTTCATTCCCAATTTTATTAACCATTTCTATAACACCAATTAATCGTTGACGGTCAATTAATGGAACAGCAAGAATATTTCGGGTTGAAAATTGAGTTGCCATATCTACTCCCGGGAAAAAACGAGAATCGTTCCTGACATCATTAACAATCAAAGGTTTTTTTGTTCTCGCAACTTCTCCGGCAATTCCACAGTTTATAGGTATGCGAATTTCTTTCTTTACTATTTCAGAACCAACGGGACCTAAAGTTACCTGAAAAGAAAGTTCTTTCTTTTTTTCATCATAGAGCAATAAAGAGCCTGCTTCAGCATTACATGCCTTTTTACATTCTTCTGTTATGATTACAATAAGTTGTTCAATATCCGTTAAGTTAGAATAAAAGTGCTGAACCCGATATATGGATTGAATGTAATTTCGGACATTTTCATCCAGCCAATCTAATTTTGTAATTTCACTATCAAATTTATTTTCCATCAGGAAGAATTATCCTTTTTTTATTTTTGACTTTGCATATTTCTTAAATGTTGTGTTCTCCGTTGTCTTTGGAGTTCTTTTATTTTATTATAGATTATAGTTAATTTGTTTAATGATGAATCATTTAGCACCGTAAAAATTAAATCCTTTAATATATATTCATCTACAAAATCACAAAAGGAATCGTAAATCTGTATTAAGTTCCTTATTTTATATTTTATTGTAAAATGATTTATCAAATGGGTAGAGTCTAAATCTACCAAATATATGGATTTTCCATTTACCGTGAGTAGATTTTTACCGGATAAGTCTTTGTGATATATCCCTTTTTCCCATAAAAGGAGAAGGAACTCTTTCATTGTATTGAAGAAGTCTTCTAATGTTATCCCTTTCCTTGAATAAATATCATCTTTAATGAATATCTCAACATTGTAACTATCAAAAAGGTATTCAGAGAGGAAGAAATGTTGATAAGGTAATGAATAATTTAACATTTCGAGGTACGCAATAGGTTTAGGGGTAGGTATGTGAGCATGTATTAAATAATTACTTATATTCCATGCATTTCTACAACGATTGGATAAAAATAAATGTCTAAATATTCCCTCATAAATTGGATAGTTTGTTTTTTTTACAAAGTAAGAACGCCATTGAAAGGAGGAAACTTTGGCTGTTTTTTTCAATACTATACCTTTATTAGATATTTCATATAAGAAGATTTCCGGGTCAAAGTTTTCTTCATTTGACCAGATTCTATATCGTGAATTGCTTTTATATACCATTGGTAACTAACTATTTTTATTAATGTGACGAATTTTATAATTTACCCATTGTATATGAGGATATAAAAATAGCTTTGCCAGGAAAGAGAGGTTCGAAATAGCATAACCTTTTAATAGAATATTAAAAAAGTCAGTGCTAATACCTCTTTTTATAAAAGAGCGTTTTAATCTTAACAAATTTTGAGAACGGTAATAATTATTAAATGTAGTTATTTTTTTTGCATTATCGAAATCAATTAGAAAAACAGATTTGTTTTTAGAATCAATTAATAAATTCCTTATTTGTAAATCATTATGAAAAATTCCGATATCGTGCATATTTTTTATAATCTTTCCACATTTGATAAGTATGTCGTATTTTTCTTCAATTGAAAAGAAATTGTTTTTTAAAAGTTCTTCTAATGTATATGTCTCTGGAATATAATCAGTGATTACCCCGCATTTATAAAACCCCAATTTTTTCGACCAAAATCCTCCGAGATATTCAGGAACTGGTAAATTATCTTTTAGTATATTTATATACATGTAAAATTCATGCAAAAAACGATTTGAAAGGAAATAAAGTTTAGGAAAAATTTTTTCTGAGATACCACCATGGAAATATTGCTTTATTAGAACAGATGAGTTTGTGTTTAATTTGAATAAAAAAATTTTGTTTCGACCACCTGATAAGGGTATTAATTTATTAGATATGGAATTAGAAAGTATATCAGATACTATGTCAAATAAGTCAGGGGATAGGTCTTCTCTTAAAATTACATGAGCGATAGTATTTGAAAGTATTTTATAACCTGTGGGAAGTTGTATAGTCATATATTATTACATTTTTGTTAAAAGTAAAAGAATAATAAATTATAAAACACTTGAATGAGAAATAAAAAGAAAAGAATATTAAAAGGGAGGAGCGGCAGGCTTGGGCATTCCTGCCGCTATATTTGCGGGGGGTGTCTGAGAAATTGCTCTGTAGGCGCAAGAGGAAAATTCATATTCAACATTTATATTGAAGTTTTGGGCTGGTCTGAGGAATCGGGCATACGCAATTCCCAAACACCAAATATATAGTAGCACAATATATAGTGGTTTGTCAAGTGCAATTTTAAAAATTTTTTATTAT
The Candidatus Hydrogenedens sp. genome window above contains:
- a CDS encoding O-antigen ligase family protein — its product is MSFMGKERIIGMLLLGILLIPPIAFSFEFTSFLYPKEIVLSIFLVLLLPFFIKNKEKLFLPLPFVFFLILNLYLFLSCLYAKVPEQALIRSAELFLVFIAVILITDINRKGNYDTVLEYSILISGLLVAILLIVQYFDLLPVLFPKYSFYKQLYSVFGNQNLAGTYIAIVMISTLVCWDNIPIRDIFKFICFFVLGYGLILSNSRSSWLSVLGVMAFYFISRYEKNIGHRKKQIYILIAMLLGILITLPLIYERLKYSFTDIDVGFRVRLWVYDGSIRMFLSHPFFGVGFGNFYYWSPKYLADALNSSYGSIHIRNELLTLHAHNDILELLTEAGISGFLLVGLFYFYPIFIYRNPYVWWVFIFVSFLNPILISSSHLIVACLSIHKEKRRIFKEKNIQIEKLGNVNNKARIIFSVLSLLSILFLTYTLWIPDYKLRQAERLLILGHDCESQYKVLVSSKFATYAMYEGYAQELIRKKDYKNAYEILKKALKKTDEGNIYLLLGRCAEELRKKEEAIKWYRECLYRFPDNKTAREYLLFTGDLK
- a CDS encoding lipopolysaccharide kinase InaA family protein, with translation MVYKSNSRYRIWSNEENFDPEIFLYEISNKGIVLKKTAKVSSFQWRSYFVKKTNYPIYEGIFRHLFLSNRCRNAWNISNYLIHAHIPTPKPIAYLEMLNYSLPYQHFFLSEYLFDSYNVEIFIKDDIYSRKGITLEDFFNTMKEFLLLLWEKGIYHKDLSGKNLLTVNGKSIYLVDLDSTHLINHFTIKYKIRNLIQIYDSFCDFVDEYILKDLIFTVLNDSSLNKLTIIYNKIKELQRQRRTQHLRNMQSQK
- a CDS encoding lipopolysaccharide kinase InaA family protein encodes the protein MTIQLPTGYKILSNTIAHVILREDLSPDLFDIVSDILSNSISNKLIPLSGGRNKIFLFKLNTNSSVLIKQYFHGGISEKIFPKLYFLSNRFLHEFYMYINILKDNLPVPEYLGGFWSKKLGFYKCGVITDYIPETYTLEELLKNNFFSIEEKYDILIKCGKIIKNMHDIGIFHNDLQIRNLLIDSKNKSVFLIDFDNAKKITTFNNYYRSQNLLRLKRSFIKRGISTDFFNILLKGYAISNLSFLAKLFLYPHIQWVNYKIRHINKNS
- a CDS encoding ATP-binding protein, yielding MENKFDSEITKLDWLDENVRNYIQSIYRVQHFYSNLTDIEQLIVIITEECKKACNAEAGSLLLYDEKKKELSFQVTLGPVGSEIVKKEIRIPINCGIAGEVARTKKPLIVNDVRNDSRFFPGVDMATQFSTRNILAVPLIDRQRLIGVIEMVNKIGNEPFSHEDLRFLEILASWAASAVVNSQLIQEKLQAERFAAIGYTLTALAHHLKNILTGMLTSTELIEKSLNQKNYEVVHKAWPVLKRTSLYVFEFVKDLLLFSKPRTPQKIYCHLEDITNKVSEFFSDLFSNRQIQLIIDISQVKDKVLLDPNGIIHCLTNLLLNSGEAVPEKKGIVKIEGELSPNKDLIITVSDNGKGILPEDIEHIFEPFFTTKGYRGTGLGLSVTKKIVEEHGGKINVVSKKDKGTKFIITLPQSNTETNRKETI